The proteins below come from a single Candidatus Omnitrophota bacterium genomic window:
- a CDS encoding GDP-mannose 4,6-dehydratase has translation MDNLEVDFKGKNVMVTGGLGFIGSNLAHKLVEFGANVSLVDSLMPDYGGNLFNIHGIENKVSVNISDVRDENNMRLLVKEQDYIFNLAGQVSHLDSMKDPFTDLEINCRAQLSILEACKKNNRDAKIVFTSTRQVYGKPDYLPVDEKHLLHPIDINGINKMAGEWYHILYNNVYNIKTTSLRLTNTYGPRLLMKHNRQGFVAWFVRQAIENDEIKIFGDGNQIRDFNYVDDVVGALLLVGAKDETSGKIYNLGNTERMCLREFVRVLIDVCGSGTYTIVPFPEEKRKIDIGDYYGDFNKIKKELGWEPVIFVREGLERTIEYYKKYSKYYW, from the coding sequence ATGGATAATTTGGAAGTAGATTTTAAGGGTAAGAATGTAATGGTGACAGGGGGGCTTGGTTTCATAGGGAGCAACCTTGCGCATAAATTAGTTGAATTTGGCGCGAACGTATCGCTCGTCGATTCACTTATGCCTGATTACGGAGGAAATCTGTTTAATATTCATGGTATTGAAAATAAGGTTTCGGTAAATATCTCTGATGTGCGAGACGAAAACAATATGCGGCTTTTAGTTAAAGAGCAGGATTATATTTTCAATCTTGCCGGACAGGTCAGCCATTTAGATAGCATGAAAGATCCATTCACGGATCTTGAAATAAACTGTAGGGCCCAGCTTTCTATTCTTGAGGCATGTAAAAAAAATAACCGCGATGCAAAGATCGTTTTTACCAGCACCAGGCAAGTTTACGGAAAACCCGATTATCTCCCGGTAGATGAAAAACACTTACTTCATCCTATTGATATAAATGGAATTAATAAGATGGCCGGTGAATGGTACCATATCCTCTATAATAATGTTTATAACATCAAAACTACATCTCTGCGCCTGACAAATACTTATGGCCCCAGGCTCCTTATGAAACATAATAGGCAAGGTTTTGTGGCGTGGTTTGTACGTCAAGCAATTGAAAATGATGAAATAAAGATATTTGGAGATGGTAACCAAATAAGGGATTTTAACTATGTTGACGATGTAGTAGGGGCGTTACTATTGGTTGGCGCCAAAGACGAAACAAGCGGGAAGATATACAACCTAGGTAATACTGAAAGGATGTGTCTTCGGGAATTCGTAAGGGTACTCATTGATGTTTGTGGCAGCGGTACATATACAATCGTGCCTTTCCCAGAGGAAAAGCGAAAAATTGACATCGGGGATTATTACGGAGATTTCAATAAGATAAAAAAAGAACTTGGATGGGAACCTGTCATTTTTGTCCGCGAAGGACTCGAAAGAACGATTGAGTATTACAAGAAATACAGCAAGTATTACTGGTAG
- a CDS encoding oligosaccharide flippase family protein, producing MNFLKSSTITLLTRIFVFICAIIISVYVARFFGPEAKGAYSLLIQTISISVLLGMCGIDNAIVYSLSKNESLKKVYPNIISFTLISGVSITLLLFFSSRFLKSTLLRNIDTSLIEISILTIPFMLFNKLSITAILGLNKIKQFNTFKIASAIVTLISFFILVIIFKWGIKGAISSILFTEVFMSLWYVYVISKKVKIKINFDINFIQKLFNYGIRGFLGPLLLMAIFKIDYYILNMFSNIRDVGFYSVSVGFGEMLFFIPEAIGVVLFPKLASMSHIDSNKKTVQLLRFFFLMMSIITLLLFLFSREIMVFIYGIQYASSAYLMRIMLPGFFFLSFYYLYFSYFYSRGKPEVVTVILFVTTIIKTLLSLVLIPKFGVQGASFGTLISYLICGFIFVLTFLRYSGENLKSIFFITSLDIRYILSHMPIKRLRDRNACDIMKMRE from the coding sequence ATGAATTTCCTGAAGAGTAGTACCATAACGCTTTTAACGAGAATATTTGTGTTTATTTGCGCAATTATTATTTCAGTATATGTAGCAAGATTTTTTGGACCCGAGGCCAAGGGGGCATACTCGCTTTTAATACAGACAATCTCAATTTCGGTTTTGTTGGGTATGTGCGGAATTGATAACGCTATTGTTTATAGTTTAAGTAAGAATGAAAGCTTGAAGAAAGTATACCCAAATATTATTTCATTTACTTTGATAAGCGGAGTTTCTATAACGTTGCTACTTTTCTTTTCAAGCAGATTTTTGAAATCCACTCTTCTCAGGAATATAGATACTTCTCTTATTGAAATTTCAATCTTAACAATCCCATTTATGCTTTTTAATAAATTATCGATAACTGCTATCCTTGGGCTTAATAAGATCAAGCAATTCAATACTTTTAAAATAGCGTCTGCAATAGTGACCTTAATAAGTTTTTTTATTTTGGTAATAATTTTTAAATGGGGTATTAAGGGCGCGATATCTTCTATTCTATTTACTGAAGTTTTTATGAGTTTGTGGTATGTATATGTTATTTCTAAAAAAGTAAAGATTAAAATTAATTTCGATATTAACTTTATACAGAAATTATTTAACTATGGCATTCGCGGTTTCTTGGGCCCGCTTTTATTGATGGCGATATTTAAAATAGATTATTATATACTTAACATGTTTTCAAATATTAGAGACGTTGGTTTTTATTCGGTTTCAGTTGGGTTTGGAGAGATGCTTTTTTTTATCCCGGAAGCTATTGGGGTAGTGCTCTTTCCAAAGCTGGCAAGTATGAGCCATATAGATAGCAATAAAAAAACGGTTCAGTTGCTGCGGTTTTTCTTTTTGATGATGAGTATTATAACATTATTACTGTTTTTGTTTTCACGCGAGATCATGGTGTTTATTTATGGCATCCAGTACGCTTCTTCTGCGTATCTAATGCGGATTATGTTGCCGGGTTTTTTCTTTCTGTCTTTTTATTATCTTTATTTTTCATATTTTTATTCACGAGGAAAACCCGAGGTAGTCACCGTGATCCTATTTGTAACAACAATAATAAAAACTTTATTATCCCTTGTTTTAATACCGAAATTTGGTGTTCAGGGCGCCTCTTTCGGTACCCTTATATCATATTTAATTTGTGGTTTTATATTTGTATTAACATTTTTAAGGTATTCTGGCGAAAACTTAAAAAGCATATTTTTTATTACAAGCTTAGATATAAGATATATCTTATCGCATATGCCCATCAAAAGGCTAAGGGATCGAAACGCTTGTGATATAATGAAGATGCGAGAATAG
- a CDS encoding transglutaminase-like domain-containing protein, with protein sequence MAGNLRKCFLKISVFISYYLFYFYALNKNYSKIVFGFKDTKRSSGLIDTEDKLLQYLKIEKNIRIEEYYNYSLENNYKYKFDYQLFSEPKLEILRNEYALEKLVEPGRNELAKFEILQDWVRRQWEYGYPGKLSRDYDAIDILRKAKRGGKFWCSEYAVVFIQCALSLGYQARYVALGKGHVIAEIWSNEYKKWVIMDPTFNIHFERQAIPLNCLDLFDSFNGNQIGEICVIEGNYKPEDICIKFGEHELVGISIKNYRHKTMDYYAGGFSVRMRNDWFTNKYPKLHPKGNMVTNSITWIGSKGRAAITNEQKDIYFPLNVTTIGLERTKGGNFGFNIFLNTFTPNFSHYIVSVDEKQKETTESNSIGWVLHKGKNAFKVTSVNKFGVKGVNSFISLFLE encoded by the coding sequence ATGGCCGGTAATTTAAGAAAATGTTTTTTAAAAATCTCGGTCTTTATAAGTTACTATCTTTTTTATTTCTATGCCTTGAATAAAAACTATTCAAAAATTGTTTTTGGCTTTAAGGATACAAAAAGAAGCAGCGGCTTAATTGATACGGAAGATAAATTATTACAATATCTAAAAATTGAAAAAAACATAAGAATAGAAGAATATTATAATTATTCTTTAGAGAATAATTATAAGTATAAGTTCGACTATCAGCTTTTTTCGGAACCTAAGCTTGAAATCCTCAGAAACGAATATGCCCTGGAAAAATTGGTGGAGCCTGGTAGAAACGAATTAGCCAAATTTGAAATATTACAGGATTGGGTACGGAGGCAATGGGAATATGGCTATCCGGGCAAGCTATCGCGTGATTATGACGCTATCGATATATTAAGAAAAGCCAAAAGGGGGGGGAAATTTTGGTGCAGTGAATACGCTGTTGTGTTTATTCAATGCGCATTAAGCCTGGGCTACCAGGCAAGATACGTGGCCCTAGGTAAGGGCCATGTGATCGCAGAAATATGGTCTAACGAGTACAAGAAATGGGTTATTATGGACCCTACTTTCAATATTCATTTTGAAAGACAGGCAATCCCATTGAATTGTTTGGATTTGTTTGATTCCTTCAATGGTAATCAAATCGGTGAAATTTGCGTTATAGAGGGAAACTATAAACCAGAAGATATATGTATTAAGTTCGGAGAGCATGAACTTGTAGGGATTTCAATTAAGAACTATCGTCATAAAACCATGGATTACTACGCAGGCGGGTTCTCTGTCCGGATGAGAAATGATTGGTTTACGAATAAATATCCAAAATTACATCCAAAAGGAAATATGGTAACGAATAGCATCACGTGGATTGGCTCAAAGGGCAGAGCAGCTATAACAAATGAACAAAAAGATATCTATTTTCCATTAAACGTGACTACGATTGGCCTTGAAAGAACAAAGGGTGGCAATTTCGGATTTAATATTTTTTTAAATACCTTCACGCCAAATTTTTCTCATTACATTGTCAGTGTTGATGAAAAACAAAAAGAAACAACGGAGAGTAATTCTATCGGGTGGGTATTGCATAAAGGCAAAAATGCATTCAAAGTTACTTCCGTTAATAAGTTTGGCGTCAAGGGAGTAAACAGTTTTATCAGTTTATTTTTAGA